The following proteins are encoded in a genomic region of Corynebacterium atypicum:
- a CDS encoding ABC transporter ATP-binding protein translates to MTPVGGAPCIDIEAVGVKLGGTRIIDGISTVFRRGQINVLVGPNGSGKSTLLAAVVGTHAHFGSITIDGRPLADYPRRQRVEKVSLVAQNERVDTDLSVKQIVELGVLLRHGAFGSLTAADTAEVERAIEHSALSALKDRPWNSLSGGEQQRTQLARALAQQAQCVILDEPTNHLDIHHRIRLMEQLQHQAYHHGACVVIALHELDLAARFADHLVVMRAGHIVAQGPPAQALTESTLAEVFGIRARLKRCGKAVSLVVDEAVSDWHRR, encoded by the coding sequence GTGACTCCTGTGGGCGGTGCGCCCTGCATCGATATTGAGGCCGTGGGCGTGAAACTTGGCGGCACGCGCATCATTGACGGCATCTCCACCGTTTTTCGGCGCGGTCAGATCAACGTCCTGGTCGGCCCAAACGGCTCCGGAAAGTCGACGCTGCTCGCGGCCGTTGTGGGAACGCACGCCCACTTCGGGTCGATTACGATCGACGGCCGTCCGCTCGCCGACTACCCGCGCAGGCAGCGAGTAGAAAAAGTGTCGCTGGTAGCCCAAAACGAGCGGGTTGATACCGACCTGAGCGTTAAACAGATCGTGGAACTGGGCGTATTGCTCCGCCACGGGGCCTTCGGTTCGCTGACAGCTGCCGATACCGCCGAGGTGGAAAGAGCCATCGAGCACTCCGCGCTCAGTGCCCTCAAGGATCGCCCGTGGAATTCTCTATCAGGTGGGGAACAGCAGCGCACTCAGCTCGCCAGGGCACTGGCCCAGCAGGCGCAGTGCGTGATCCTCGATGAACCGACGAACCACCTCGATATCCACCACCGCATCCGCCTCATGGAACAGCTACAGCACCAGGCCTACCACCATGGAGCCTGTGTGGTTATCGCGCTCCACGAGCTGGACCTTGCTGCGCGTTTTGCTGACCACCTCGTGGTGATGCGCGCCGGGCACATCGTGGCCCAGGGCCCGCCCGCTCAAGCGCTGACCGAGTCGACTCTGGCGGAAGTCTTTGGGATCCGGGCCCGGCTCAAGCGCTGCGGTAAGGCGGTGAGCCTGGTGGTAGACGAAGCAGTCTCAGATTGGCACAGGCGCTAG
- a CDS encoding NCS2 family permease, whose amino-acid sequence MSSCRISAADTPSFDPSQQREDEDQSHPTDKPAARTAPSRRGALDRYFHISERGSTIGTEVRAGVVTFFAMAYIIVLNPLILGTTTDVNGVSLGVPQVAAATALAAGVMTIAFGLIARYPFGIAAGLGINTMLAVTLVAGEGLSWPEAMGLVVVDGVVIVILAVSGFREAVFNAIPAPMKAAIGVGIGAFIAMIGLVDAGFVTRVPDEANTTVPVSLGSGGSIATLPTLVFVIGLIICGALVVRNVRGGLFIGIVATTVIAMIAEAIFSPGSAAENAGGWALAVPKIPDSLGGLPDLSIVGDVDPIGAFARVGGLAATLLVFTLVLANFFDAMGTMTALGKQAGLSDKEGNLPDLKKALVVEGTGAIVGGVCSASSNTVFADSAAGIGDGARTGLANVVTGLIFLAAMFLTPLYEVVPIEAAAPVLVIVGAMMMSQVTDIPWAKFDIALPAFLTIVVMPYTYSIANGIGVGFIMFTLMAVARGKAREVHWIMWLVSALFLVYFGVDPIMAAIGR is encoded by the coding sequence ATGAGTTCTTGTCGTATTTCGGCCGCCGACACCCCTTCTTTCGACCCGTCCCAGCAACGCGAAGACGAAGACCAATCCCACCCCACCGATAAACCTGCCGCGCGGACGGCGCCGTCGAGGCGGGGCGCACTCGATCGGTATTTCCACATTTCCGAGCGCGGCTCCACCATCGGTACCGAGGTGCGCGCCGGGGTAGTGACGTTCTTTGCAATGGCGTACATCATCGTGCTCAACCCCTTGATTTTGGGTACGACGACCGACGTCAACGGCGTCAGTCTGGGCGTGCCGCAGGTTGCTGCCGCGACGGCATTAGCCGCCGGGGTGATGACGATCGCTTTCGGGCTTATCGCGCGCTATCCGTTCGGAATAGCGGCGGGGCTCGGCATCAATACGATGCTCGCCGTGACGTTGGTGGCCGGGGAGGGGCTCTCCTGGCCGGAGGCGATGGGGCTGGTTGTGGTCGACGGCGTGGTCATCGTGATCCTGGCTGTGTCCGGGTTCCGGGAGGCGGTGTTTAACGCGATCCCGGCGCCGATGAAGGCGGCCATTGGCGTCGGCATCGGCGCCTTCATCGCGATGATCGGGCTCGTCGATGCCGGCTTTGTCACCCGGGTGCCCGACGAGGCAAACACGACTGTGCCCGTGTCCCTCGGCTCGGGCGGGTCGATTGCGACGCTGCCGACGCTGGTGTTTGTGATCGGCTTGATCATCTGTGGCGCGCTGGTGGTGCGCAACGTCCGCGGCGGGTTGTTCATCGGCATTGTCGCCACCACTGTCATCGCGATGATCGCCGAGGCGATCTTCTCGCCGGGTTCCGCGGCCGAGAATGCAGGCGGCTGGGCGCTGGCCGTCCCGAAGATCCCGGACTCGCTGGGCGGGCTTCCGGATCTCTCGATCGTGGGCGACGTCGATCCGATCGGCGCCTTCGCCCGCGTCGGAGGGTTGGCTGCCACGCTGTTGGTTTTCACGCTGGTGCTGGCGAATTTCTTCGATGCTATGGGCACGATGACGGCGCTGGGTAAACAGGCGGGGCTGTCCGATAAAGAGGGCAACCTTCCGGACCTGAAGAAGGCTCTGGTGGTCGAGGGCACCGGCGCGATCGTCGGCGGTGTGTGCTCGGCGAGCTCGAACACGGTATTTGCGGATTCGGCCGCGGGCATTGGCGACGGCGCGCGTACCGGGTTAGCCAACGTTGTTACGGGCCTGATCTTCCTTGCCGCGATGTTTTTGACCCCGCTGTACGAGGTCGTGCCTATCGAGGCCGCGGCGCCAGTGTTGGTCATCGTCGGCGCGATGATGATGTCTCAGGTCACAGACATCCCGTGGGCGAAGTTCGATATCGCTTTGCCGGCCTTTTTGACGATCGTCGTGATGCCTTATACCTATTCGATCGCCAACGGCATCGGCGTGGGCTTCATCATGTTCACGCTGATGGCCGTCGCGCGCGGCAAGGCCCGCGAGGTCCACTGGATTATGTGGCTCGTCTCCGCGCTTTTCCTCGTCTACTTCGGCGTCGATCCGATTATGGCGGCAATCGGCAGGTAG
- a CDS encoding TrmH family RNA methyltransferase, translating to MGIPHVVAIDDPADPRLDDVRDLNRSDSRPDRPKGSGLVIAEGDLVCGRLLASRFPVRVIVGFEDKLEKFFAQGHVVPEAVPVYAVKRSTLAAVAGFDMHRGLVAAADRAPEPSVAEVMASARSLVVLESVGDHENIGAIFRNAAGLGIDGVLFGNGCADPLYRRAVRVSMGSVLATPFAHLGGTHTTWQRRLSELAQQGFRLISLTPNPAAERLDRALVDAAGRPWEKVALLVGAEGPGLTEHAMKATHVRARIPMSPAHPQTDSLNVATAAAVAFYERARSLGF from the coding sequence ATGGGCATTCCTCATGTAGTCGCCATCGATGACCCCGCGGACCCGCGCCTCGACGACGTCCGCGACCTCAACCGCTCGGATTCCCGGCCGGACCGGCCGAAGGGCTCGGGGCTCGTGATCGCCGAGGGTGACTTGGTGTGCGGCCGGCTACTGGCCAGCCGCTTCCCGGTGCGCGTCATCGTCGGCTTCGAAGACAAACTAGAAAAGTTCTTCGCGCAAGGTCACGTGGTCCCGGAGGCAGTGCCGGTCTACGCGGTGAAGAGATCGACGCTGGCTGCCGTCGCCGGGTTCGACATGCACCGTGGCCTGGTCGCGGCCGCGGACCGCGCCCCGGAACCGAGCGTGGCTGAGGTGATGGCGTCGGCGCGCTCCCTCGTCGTCCTTGAGTCGGTAGGCGACCATGAGAACATTGGCGCGATCTTCCGCAACGCAGCGGGCCTCGGCATCGACGGCGTGCTTTTTGGCAACGGCTGCGCCGACCCGCTGTACCGGCGCGCCGTCAGAGTGAGCATGGGCAGCGTGTTGGCGACTCCCTTTGCTCACTTGGGCGGCACCCACACCACCTGGCAGCGGCGCTTGAGCGAGCTTGCGCAGCAAGGGTTCCGGCTGATTTCGCTCACCCCCAACCCCGCGGCCGAAAGGCTCGATCGGGCACTTGTCGACGCCGCGGGGCGCCCCTGGGAGAAGGTGGCGCTCCTCGTCGGCGCCGAGGGCCCGGGGCTTACCGAACACGCGATGAAGGCTACGCACGTGCGCGCGCGGATCCCGATGTCTCCGGCGCACCCGCAGACGGATTCGCTCAACGTTGCCACGGCCGCCGCGGTCGCATTCTACGAGCGAGCCCGCTCCCTGGGCTTCTAG
- a CDS encoding DUF6928 family protein — protein sequence MTMFGVADSSDNPADDFDEFFDHRPISAAVTLWFIAAEDPESVRRVLAAEPKADRGFGRKYLSQLRPDWPVTPIGDFPLNRSTSVGRGEFYIAAFPGVTVVQTLLDGVQEISSVDAHLHASIPAHTIFAFGRNEKAGYGGYACWQDGKLTRAFSAVHNGVLEDKGLPEPFEGPFWAGEHSTDRGGISLPFDPVELVDAAEDSWMGIGLNTGEVDINVAAFAVDGRRPPRLDEGRSVRRRTHRELAHDAATALGLGAEASYDDYEEHSLEKNQGEEFVQLAQAAAAAGRRVGRGLVRRTRTLGHRINEAIRHSDRG from the coding sequence ATGACTATGTTTGGCGTCGCCGATTCCAGCGACAACCCCGCCGACGACTTCGACGAGTTCTTCGACCACCGGCCGATCAGCGCGGCGGTCACCTTGTGGTTTATCGCCGCAGAGGACCCAGAGTCCGTCCGCCGGGTGCTCGCCGCCGAACCCAAGGCGGACCGCGGTTTCGGGCGCAAATACCTCAGCCAACTCCGCCCCGACTGGCCGGTGACCCCCATCGGAGATTTCCCGCTCAACCGGTCAACTTCGGTGGGCCGCGGCGAGTTCTACATCGCGGCCTTTCCGGGAGTCACCGTGGTCCAAACTCTGCTTGACGGGGTGCAGGAAATCTCGAGTGTCGACGCCCACTTGCACGCGAGCATTCCCGCCCACACCATTTTCGCCTTCGGCCGCAACGAGAAGGCGGGCTACGGAGGCTACGCCTGCTGGCAAGACGGCAAGCTCACCCGGGCCTTTTCCGCCGTGCACAACGGGGTGCTCGAGGATAAGGGCCTGCCCGAGCCCTTCGAGGGTCCATTCTGGGCCGGCGAGCACTCCACCGACCGCGGCGGCATCAGTTTGCCGTTCGACCCCGTAGAGCTGGTCGACGCCGCGGAAGACAGCTGGATGGGCATCGGCTTGAACACCGGCGAGGTAGACATTAACGTCGCGGCCTTCGCCGTCGACGGGCGCCGCCCGCCGCGCCTCGACGAAGGGCGCTCGGTGCGCCGCCGCACCCACCGCGAACTTGCTCACGACGCCGCGACGGCGCTCGGGTTAGGCGCCGAAGCCAGCTACGACGACTACGAGGAACACTCCTTGGAGAAGAACCAAGGCGAGGAATTTGTTCAGCTGGCACAGGCGGCGGCCGCTGCCGGCCGCCGGGTCGGCCGCGGGCTTGTCCGGCGCACCCGCACACTCGGCCACCGCATCAACGAGGCGATCCGGCACTCCGACCGGGGCTAG
- the sepH gene encoding septation protein SepH produces MRELFVVSEESGDGFFVLSDSANPDHPDAERFRLEITPKVREAVHAASPTTSPEPESVAATSPAQEEQTAESEPPAPETEAEAPDQPRATREPDPRLSAPLTMRPREIQDRVRAGASIVELAEEMQVAESRVEPFAHPVLLERARIAELARTSHPVRDDGPAKLTLAEVLATAFAARDIDPQGAHWDAYRDSAGTWVVTVTWEKARNTQRAEWTLQDHLTSSSTAVARNDVAVEMTDPEAARPQRKLRPVGRPRPVEPLNFSDPGEDDLKQSPGADPQPSSPAHDPDAVAEEPTEPAGTEGDLLQHPEGERPARRRRKAVTPHWEDVLLGVRANTKRPRK; encoded by the coding sequence ATGCGCGAGCTGTTTGTCGTTTCCGAAGAATCCGGGGATGGCTTTTTCGTCCTGAGCGATTCCGCCAACCCGGACCACCCGGACGCCGAGCGGTTCCGCCTGGAGATCACCCCCAAGGTACGCGAGGCGGTCCACGCCGCCTCCCCCACCACGAGCCCGGAGCCCGAATCCGTGGCCGCGACTTCCCCGGCGCAGGAAGAACAAACCGCCGAGTCCGAGCCGCCAGCCCCGGAGACCGAAGCGGAAGCCCCGGATCAGCCACGCGCGACCCGGGAACCAGACCCCCGCCTGTCCGCGCCGCTGACGATGCGCCCGCGTGAGATCCAGGATCGGGTGCGCGCCGGGGCGTCGATAGTAGAGCTCGCCGAGGAGATGCAGGTGGCAGAGTCGCGGGTGGAACCATTTGCTCACCCGGTGCTCCTCGAACGCGCCCGCATCGCCGAACTCGCACGCACCTCCCATCCGGTGCGCGATGACGGCCCCGCCAAACTCACGCTCGCGGAAGTACTCGCTACCGCGTTCGCCGCGCGCGACATCGACCCGCAGGGTGCCCACTGGGACGCCTATCGGGACTCCGCCGGCACCTGGGTAGTGACCGTTACCTGGGAAAAAGCCCGCAACACCCAGCGCGCCGAGTGGACGCTCCAAGACCACCTCACCAGCTCCTCGACCGCGGTCGCACGCAATGACGTGGCCGTCGAAATGACCGATCCTGAGGCCGCCCGCCCGCAGCGCAAGCTACGCCCGGTCGGTCGGCCCCGTCCGGTGGAGCCGCTCAACTTCAGCGATCCTGGCGAGGACGATCTTAAGCAGAGCCCGGGCGCAGACCCGCAGCCCAGTAGCCCGGCGCACGATCCAGACGCCGTGGCTGAGGAGCCCACCGAGCCCGCAGGCACCGAGGGCGACCTGCTCCAGCACCCCGAAGGTGAGCGTCCGGCCAGGCGACGGCGGAAGGCCGTCACCCCGCATTGGGAGGACGTACTCCTCGGCGTACGGGCCAATACCAAGCGGCCGCGTAAATAG
- the serC gene encoding phosphoserine transaminase gives MSEHSFRLPQQLLPSDGRFGCGPSKVRDEQIQAIVQGSRTVIGTSHRKPQVKNLVGSVRDGLAELFALPKGYEIVLSLGGATAFWDSATFGLIEKKSGHLSFGEFSGKFATAAKKAPWLEDPEIDEAEFGTAPQPHGFAGADVIAWAHNETSTGAMVPVTRPADAGDALVVVDATSGAGGLPVELAQADVYYFSPQKCFASDGGLWLAAMSPAALERIEKINASGRFIPAFLNLQTAVDNSRKNQTYNTPAVATLLMLDAQIKWMNAGGGLDGMVARTTANSQALYSWAQAHELATPYVADPASRSLVVGTIDFDDSIDATVVAKVLRDNGIFDVESYRKLGRNQLRIGMFPAVETADIEVLTAAIDAVIESGTAERH, from the coding sequence GTGTCCGAGCATTCTTTCCGCCTCCCGCAACAGCTCTTGCCCTCCGACGGCCGCTTCGGCTGCGGGCCGTCCAAGGTTCGCGACGAACAGATTCAGGCGATTGTTCAGGGCTCGCGCACGGTGATCGGCACCTCCCACCGCAAGCCGCAGGTCAAGAACCTCGTCGGCAGCGTACGCGACGGACTCGCTGAGCTGTTCGCGCTGCCCAAAGGCTACGAGATCGTGCTTTCGCTTGGCGGGGCCACCGCGTTCTGGGATTCCGCCACCTTCGGGCTCATCGAGAAGAAGTCCGGACACTTGAGCTTCGGGGAGTTCTCCGGGAAATTTGCCACCGCCGCAAAGAAAGCGCCCTGGCTGGAGGATCCAGAGATCGACGAGGCCGAGTTTGGCACCGCACCACAGCCCCACGGCTTCGCCGGCGCGGACGTCATCGCCTGGGCGCACAATGAAACGTCTACGGGTGCGATGGTACCGGTCACCCGCCCCGCAGACGCTGGGGATGCACTCGTCGTCGTCGACGCCACCTCGGGCGCCGGCGGGCTTCCCGTCGAGCTAGCGCAGGCCGACGTCTACTACTTCTCACCCCAGAAGTGCTTCGCCTCCGACGGCGGGCTGTGGCTAGCGGCGATGAGCCCGGCAGCACTAGAGCGCATCGAAAAGATCAACGCGTCCGGACGATTTATCCCTGCGTTTTTAAACCTTCAGACAGCCGTTGACAATTCCCGCAAAAACCAGACATATAACACCCCGGCCGTGGCGACGCTCCTCATGCTCGACGCGCAGATTAAGTGGATGAACGCCGGCGGCGGGCTGGACGGAATGGTCGCGCGAACCACCGCTAATTCCCAAGCCCTATATTCCTGGGCGCAGGCGCACGAATTGGCCACCCCTTACGTCGCTGACCCCGCGAGCCGTTCGCTAGTGGTAGGGACGATTGACTTCGACGACTCGATCGACGCCACGGTGGTGGCTAAGGTCCTGCGCGACAACGGCATCTTCGATGTTGAGTCCTACCGCAAGCTGGGCCGAAACCAGCTGCGCATCGGTATGTTCCCCGCTGTGGAAACCGCAGACATCGAGGTCCTGACAGCCGCTATCGATGCCGTCATCGAATCTGGAACGGCCGAGCGCCACTGA
- a CDS encoding citrate synthase: MATQNDKAVLHYPGGEYEMSIKQATEGNSGIDLGKMLSETGYTTFDPGYVSTGSTESKITYIDGENGILRYRGYDIADLAENATFNEVSYLLIKGELPTKDELFRFSNDIRHHTLLDEDFKAQFNVFPRKAHPMAVLASSVNILSTYYQDQLNPLDEEQLDKATVRLMAKVPMLAAYAYRASKGAPYMYPDNSLNARENFLRMMFGYPTEPYEVDPVMVKALDKLLILHADHEQNCSTSTVRMIGSSQANMFVAVAGGINALSGPLHGGANQAVLEMLDDIKHNHGGDATDFMNRVKNKEKGVRLMGFGHRVYKNYDPRAAIVKDTAHEVLEHLGGDDLLDLALQLEEIALKDDYFIERKLYPNVDFYTGLIYRAMGFPTDFFTVLFAIGRLPGWIAHYREQLEINTKINRPRQIYTGETLRKVTPREER, translated from the coding sequence GTGGCTACTCAAAACGACAAGGCCGTGCTCCACTACCCCGGTGGCGAGTATGAGATGAGCATCAAACAGGCGACGGAGGGGAACTCTGGCATTGACCTGGGCAAAATGCTCAGCGAGACCGGTTACACCACGTTTGACCCCGGCTACGTCTCGACGGGTTCTACCGAGTCGAAGATCACCTACATCGACGGCGAGAACGGGATTCTGCGCTACCGCGGGTATGACATCGCTGACCTGGCGGAAAACGCTACCTTCAACGAGGTCTCTTACCTGCTGATCAAGGGGGAGCTGCCCACCAAGGACGAGTTGTTCCGGTTCAGCAACGATATCCGGCACCACACGCTGTTGGACGAGGATTTCAAGGCGCAGTTCAACGTCTTCCCGCGCAAAGCGCACCCGATGGCCGTTCTCGCCTCCTCGGTGAACATTCTCTCTACCTACTACCAGGATCAGCTCAACCCACTCGACGAGGAGCAGCTAGACAAAGCCACCGTGCGGCTGATGGCCAAGGTGCCGATGCTCGCCGCCTACGCTTACCGGGCCTCCAAGGGTGCGCCGTACATGTACCCGGATAACTCGCTGAACGCCCGCGAGAACTTCCTGCGCATGATGTTCGGTTATCCCACCGAGCCTTACGAGGTAGACCCGGTCATGGTCAAGGCCCTGGATAAGCTGCTGATCCTGCACGCCGATCACGAGCAGAACTGCTCCACCTCGACGGTTCGGATGATCGGCTCCTCGCAGGCGAACATGTTCGTCGCCGTCGCCGGCGGTATCAACGCGCTCTCGGGCCCCCTGCACGGCGGGGCGAACCAGGCGGTGCTAGAGATGCTCGACGACATCAAGCACAACCATGGCGGCGACGCGACCGACTTCATGAACCGGGTGAAGAATAAGGAAAAGGGCGTGCGCCTGATGGGCTTCGGGCACCGCGTGTACAAGAACTACGACCCGCGGGCCGCCATCGTCAAGGACACGGCGCACGAGGTGCTTGAGCACCTGGGCGGCGACGATCTGCTCGATCTTGCACTGCAGCTCGAGGAGATCGCGCTGAAGGACGACTACTTCATTGAGCGCAAGCTCTACCCGAACGTGGACTTCTACACCGGCCTGATCTACCGTGCGATGGGCTTCCCGACGGACTTCTTCACTGTGCTCTTTGCCATCGGGCGCCTGCCCGGCTGGATCGCCCACTACCGCGAGCAGCTGGAAATCAACACCAAGATTAACCGCCCGCGCCAGATCTACACCGGCGAGACGCTGCGCAAGGTCACCCCGCGCGAGGAGCGCTAA
- a CDS encoding FKBP-type peptidyl-prolyl cis-trans isomerase, whose product MDKPHITVPDGPAPANLVIDDLTSGEGPEAAAGDTVEVHYVGVDFETGDEFDSSWDRNQTITFPLDRLIAGWQEGIPGMKVGGRRLLVCPPEKAYGPAGGGHPLSGRTLVFVIDLLGIEGEPEPEAEEDGEAEDGSEGF is encoded by the coding sequence ATGGATAAGCCGCACATCACCGTGCCCGACGGACCGGCCCCAGCCAACCTGGTGATCGATGACCTCACTTCGGGGGAGGGCCCGGAGGCAGCCGCGGGCGACACCGTGGAGGTGCACTACGTTGGTGTGGACTTTGAAACGGGCGACGAATTCGACTCGTCCTGGGATCGCAACCAAACCATCACCTTTCCGCTCGATAGGTTAATTGCCGGATGGCAGGAGGGCATCCCGGGCATGAAAGTCGGCGGGCGCCGGCTGTTGGTCTGCCCCCCGGAGAAGGCTTACGGGCCGGCTGGCGGCGGGCACCCGTTGTCTGGGCGGACCCTGGTCTTTGTGATCGACCTGCTTGGGATCGAAGGAGAACCAGAGCCCGAGGCTGAAGAAGACGGCGAGGCCGAAGACGGTAGCGAGGGCTTCTAG
- a CDS encoding DUF1906 domain-containing protein: MDLRAPISRRSLFKATAATAAFGAAAALAPRALAQPTPLGTVVDYSAGVPSAQAVKAAGHLGAVRYVSRARSSWMKGKPVSRAEAEDYARNGLAIASVYQYSNSDRPDWHEGAKGAEVHAPQAIALHLAAGGPAGRPIYMAIDANPTRTQYENQIRPFLSGCRAALAVAGLKLGIYGNYHTIQWAIDDGLGEYFWMHNWGSNGKIHPRANLHQFEIDKRWIARVGIDRNHVFTQDWGQWTPGSTIVAPTVPAQPGGKSQTHNTNSTPGDINQQSELASLIGGSSDMVLPRLDTVTVHLPGGGTISGAQLKQIAEQAARLSS, translated from the coding sequence ATGGATCTTCGCGCCCCCATCTCTCGGCGATCCCTCTTCAAAGCAACCGCTGCTACCGCCGCTTTTGGCGCTGCGGCAGCACTGGCCCCACGAGCGCTGGCCCAGCCAACACCCCTGGGCACCGTGGTGGATTACTCCGCCGGCGTACCCAGTGCACAAGCAGTCAAGGCCGCCGGCCACCTGGGCGCGGTGCGCTACGTCTCGCGAGCCCGCAGCTCCTGGATGAAGGGGAAGCCTGTCAGCCGCGCGGAGGCCGAAGACTACGCTCGCAACGGGCTTGCCATCGCCTCGGTGTACCAGTACAGCAACAGCGATCGCCCCGATTGGCACGAGGGTGCCAAAGGAGCAGAGGTACACGCTCCGCAAGCAATCGCACTTCACCTCGCCGCCGGTGGGCCTGCAGGCCGGCCCATTTACATGGCCATCGACGCCAATCCCACCCGCACACAATACGAAAATCAGATCCGCCCCTTCCTTTCCGGATGCCGTGCGGCGCTGGCCGTCGCTGGGCTAAAACTTGGCATCTACGGCAACTACCACACCATCCAGTGGGCGATCGACGACGGCCTCGGCGAGTACTTCTGGATGCACAACTGGGGCTCGAACGGCAAAATCCATCCCCGGGCGAACTTGCATCAATTTGAGATCGACAAGCGCTGGATCGCAAGGGTAGGCATCGACCGCAACCACGTCTTTACCCAGGACTGGGGCCAGTGGACCCCGGGATCCACCATCGTTGCCCCCACTGTTCCGGCACAGCCCGGTGGGAAGAGCCAGACCCACAACACTAATTCCACCCCGGGTGATATCAACCAGCAAAGCGAGCTTGCTAGCTTGATCGGCGGTTCCAGCGACATGGTGCTCCCCCGGCTGGACACCGTCACCGTCCACCTTCCCGGCGGCGGGACTATCTCTGGTGCGCAGCTCAAGCAGATCGCGGAACAGGCCGCGCGGCTGTCGAGCTAG
- a CDS encoding dihydrofolate reductase has protein sequence MDGVIGDGQSMPWHIPEDMAHFKEVTMSAPVVMGRKTWESLPERFRPLPGRRNVVVSSRRPGEWSLGAEVIGGLRAFTRKGPGQAPEGPTRRVDARVTPLSAANTDAADPAHASTWVIGGARLYQEAVEVADTIELTLVDALLASVLRERAVVAPEIPGSFGLTADSGWLESTRGRLLEGVSEVPLCYRFMRYERRRTA, from the coding sequence ATGGACGGAGTCATCGGCGACGGCCAGTCCATGCCCTGGCACATTCCAGAGGACATGGCCCACTTCAAGGAGGTGACTATGTCGGCCCCGGTGGTCATGGGGCGAAAGACCTGGGAATCCCTGCCGGAGCGGTTTCGCCCGCTTCCTGGAAGACGCAACGTCGTGGTGTCTTCTCGACGCCCCGGCGAGTGGTCGCTGGGTGCGGAAGTTATCGGCGGGTTGCGGGCGTTTACCCGTAAGGGCCCAGGCCAAGCGCCTGAGGGGCCGACGCGGCGGGTCGACGCGAGAGTGACCCCGCTGAGCGCGGCTAACACCGACGCGGCGGACCCCGCGCACGCGTCGACGTGGGTCATCGGCGGCGCGCGCCTCTACCAGGAGGCAGTCGAGGTAGCCGACACTATCGAGCTCACGCTCGTTGATGCGCTCTTGGCTTCGGTGCTCCGCGAGCGCGCCGTGGTCGCCCCGGAGATTCCAGGCAGTTTCGGCCTGACCGCTGATTCCGGGTGGCTGGAGTCGACTCGCGGCCGCCTGCTTGAGGGGGTCAGCGAGGTGCCCCTGTGCTACCGCTTCATGCGATACGAGCGCCGCCGCACGGCTTAG
- a CDS encoding thymidylate synthase, producing the protein MTDAKIATPYEDLLRRILDEGTAKADRTGTGTTSLFGAQLRYNLASGFPLITTKKVFFRGVVGELLWFLRGDSNARWLQERGIKIWNEWADADGELGPIYGVQWRSWPTPNGQHIDQMARAVELLRENPNSRRNIVSAWNVGELDNMALPSCHLLFQFYVADGRLSLQLYQRSADMFLGVPFNIASYSLLTHMVAQQVGLDVGEFIWTGGDCHIYDNHRDQVAEQLSRSPRPYPTLKLRKAESLFDYDFDDISVTGYDPHPTIKAPVAV; encoded by the coding sequence ATGACCGACGCCAAGATTGCTACTCCGTACGAGGATCTCCTGCGGCGCATTCTCGATGAGGGCACCGCGAAAGCCGACCGTACCGGCACCGGGACGACCAGCCTGTTCGGCGCGCAACTGCGCTATAACCTCGCCTCGGGCTTCCCATTAATCACCACCAAGAAGGTCTTCTTTAGAGGCGTGGTCGGTGAGCTGTTGTGGTTTCTGCGCGGCGACTCCAACGCCCGCTGGCTGCAAGAACGCGGCATCAAGATCTGGAACGAGTGGGCCGATGCCGACGGCGAGCTGGGCCCGATCTATGGCGTGCAGTGGCGCAGCTGGCCTACCCCTAACGGCCAGCACATCGACCAGATGGCCCGCGCCGTGGAGCTCTTGCGCGAAAACCCGAATTCGCGCCGCAACATCGTCAGCGCCTGGAACGTGGGCGAGCTGGACAACATGGCGCTACCCTCCTGCCACCTGCTCTTTCAGTTCTACGTCGCAGACGGCAGGCTGAGCCTGCAGCTCTATCAGCGAAGCGCCGACATGTTTTTGGGCGTGCCGTTCAACATCGCCTCCTACTCTCTGTTGACTCACATGGTCGCCCAGCAGGTGGGGCTGGACGTGGGTGAGTTCATCTGGACCGGCGGCGACTGCCACATTTACGATAACCACCGCGACCAGGTCGCCGAGCAGCTATCGCGCTCGCCGCGTCCGTACCCGACCCTGAAGCTGCGTAAGGCAGAAAGCCTCTTCGACTACGACTTCGACGACATCTCGGTTACCGGCTACGACCCCCACCCGACGATCAAGGCTCCGGTAGCGGTGTAG